GTTGCGGGGCCAGATCAGTTGTGAATTTTGGTAGGAAAGCGAGCGTTTTTTCTCTATGTCTTTGTCGCGCACGAACGTATTTCAGAGCCAGACTGCTTtcttttcgttttatttttattttacggcgttacataatacataacgTTCAActatctctcttcctctcaCTCTCATCCGCAAAAAAAATCTCTACGATACTGAGGGGGGGTAATGTAACGTATTATCGTGGGTCTGTTTGTATATTGGGGGGGGGGGTATAGTTTTGACACTTGCTGGATCTAAgagcgggggggggggggggcagggATTCCAATATTAGTCACAAGACACGAGGGCGTAATGAAACAACTATGAAAGTGACAGGGGGGCAGTagcgataataatataaatctttaaagaGAGAAACTTCGTGCTAATTGCGAACGTACCTTCGCCGTTTCTGTACTCCAGAGTATCGCAGTCGCTTGGCTGTTTCTTGTTGCACTCGTCCGAGGCCCTGCTGCAACGAAATCGCAAGGCATAGCAGTCAAATTGAGCAAAATAGCTGAGCGAAAAAAGTTCTTCTCACGCCTTTGCGAAGAAAGTTCGATAATTCGCGAATTATCGTtcgcaatctttttttttttttttcatttatgaggcaaaaatgttttgaatatattaattgatagtGAAAGTGATTCAATTACCTTCTAAGGATCAGAACGGTCATAATGATGATAATCACGAGAAGCACGACCACAGCGACGATCGCCCCTGCGATTATCCTAACCTGCATGTTGTCCTCCTCGCCGATGTAATCTGCGTAAAAACGCGCTCGTATTAGAGACGCGGTGCGAAAGGGGGATTGCGAAATGTGAGATCTGGATGCCGCGCGCTTACCTGGGCCTATCGCGTGGGGTGTCTTCTTAAATACCACCGGCGTGTACTCGCCCCAGCCGCGGGTGGTCTTGGCGCGAACCTGTATCGCGTAATCCGTGGAAGATTTGAGACCTTTGAACGTGGCGGACAGCTCGGACGTTTGAATGACGGTTGCATTAGTGGCGTCGTCGTAGCGCGGGTAACACCTCACTGTGTATCAGATATCGAGACGATTATTAATCCCGCCGCCATCGCCGCTTgttcgatcgcgcgcgcgcgcgatcgaatGATCGATCCGGATGCGAATTGATCTCGATGCGCAACGTTACGGTGGTATTACGACTTTACTACCTTCGTATCTCTCGACGAGATCGCTGTCGCCGCTGACACCGACTTCGGTCACCGGCGCGTCCCAGCTGATGCTCAACTCCGAACTCTTGACGCTCGTGATTCGCACGTTGCTCACCAGGCTCGGTACGGAGGCCTCCGTCGTAACGGTGATGTCCACGTATTCCGCTTTGCCGGACAACGGCGTCACGCCGTTCTCGGCGAACACTTGGAAGCGATATGTCGTCACCGCGTTCAGGCCGGTTATCGTGATCTTCGTGTCGTTGAAGATGTCCTGTCGCAAAATCGAAGCAATTTCgcgtaaaatttctttcaattcaaAAACTATCGCGCGTAATCCGCacttgtatatatgtatacggcTTTGTGGGGAAACTCACGGGATTACTGGGAATGTATTTGACGCCCACGCTGCACGCGTCGCAGGCTACTCTGTAAGTCGTGTCGGTTCTGCCACCCTGCATATGCGGCGCGTTCCAGGAAAGGATCACCGTGGACTGATCGACAAAGTTGACGGTCAGGTTTTGCGGCGCCGAAGGTGGTTCTGCAAGAAATGTGTTCTTGAAGATTCTTGCCGTCCCCCCAAATTCCTACCATCTCTCGCGTACGCGTGACTTTTAATTTCAAGCGGCCCATCGCGTCCATTGCACCGAATAGTtagaaacataattataaattacaaaattgaacattttaagacgtctaaaaaattttgatttttcgaacatgttaaaattgttgtttttttttccctaaATATGGAAAGAATGGCAGAaatgttttatagaaataacgtttgctttgcattaattttaatactcaCTCGTGCAAGGCATGTTCTTCGGATCCTTCCCCGCTCGATAATAACCCGCGTCGCAACGACACTCCGTGAAACCGTAATCGGATGCTTTACTGTGCTCCGGACACGGTTCGCATGGTTCCGCGCCCGCCACGTGTTTGAACTTGCCTATTGGGCACTCTTTGCACTCTTGCTTGTCTACATCAGCCTGAAAACCGGGTTTGCAGTGGCATCCACCCGAATGTAGGTACCACTTGCCGTCTCCCTTGCAGAGGGAAGTCGGTTCTTGAATTTTTACGGCGTTCGGGACGCAAGTGCCGACGGTTTGTTCGATAACCGTGACCTCTTTGCCGGTCGGCGTGGCCGGGTAGCGCGAGAAATTCACCGCGATCTCGGGACAGCTGATATAGTACACCTTGATAGCTAGGATCGATATGCAGGCGCCCTGATCGCGAAAAGCGAAGTAGACGCCCTTCTTCGTCACCGGGATCGACTTTATCTCCGTGTTTATCGTTACCTCGGAATTCATATTGAACCTGCCCTCGCCCGGAGCTATGCGACCTGCGGATGTACCAAATCGGTATGAAAAGTCACTCTAGATATCGCGAACATTGTtcatttcattaaagaaaGGAACGAATCAAGAGGGAAGAAggggagaaaaaataaaatgtcaattataaaatttttttaaagacttatttttgaatatgtttttttaaggaaacaatagaagcatttaaagttgttattttcgaaatattatcAGTGTCCTCCCTTTGTGAGGTGAATTCTTCGATTGCCATGCCTTTATTATTACATCATCACTCACCGATAAGTTTGTAACTGTCTGGCTCCCACGGGGGCGGCTCCTTGGTGGCAGCGTCGAACTCATAGTAGAGCAAACTGAACGTCTCTTTACAGCTGAGAGCGTTGCCGGGGAACAGCGAGCAGTCGCGGGTCGTGAATTTGATTTCTATGTACATGCGATTCGCCGGGCCGCGCTCCACGAACGGCGTCCACAGCCAATTGTTCACGTTGTTGTACGCTACGTCGCATACTACGTAACTCCGCCAATTGATTCCCTTGTCGAAGTTCGTGAAAGATTCCTCCACCCACTGTAACAggaataaagaaaagagaCAAACATTAATCCCTATTTCAGTATCCTTTTTCTCTTAATTCTACACTAAGAATCTCGACGGAAAACCCAATGTAGGTTAAAAAGGACCTTTTTTCGAACATATTTAGAAAGCAACCGTGTCCTCCGTGTCAAAAGAAGGTCTTTGACAATGAAAGGAAAAGAATCTGCGATTCTAACCCAATTTTCTCGGTGTTACCACCAACCGCGACGAAAGCGAGAAAGTACGACCCGCCGTTGTctttgtcgtcgtcgtcgtcgtcgtcgtcgtcgtcgtcgtcgtcgtcgtcgtcggccgACATCGGGCAATAGAATCCCACCCTCGACGGTAAATGACGAGGCGGAGAGGCCAGGTCGTCGACTTGCGACAAACAGACCGCAAGGAATTACCGGCGCGCGTTACCATTAGTTTTATTGCCCCCCTCGGCTCTCGGGCTCGTCCCGAGAGCGACCGCAAAAAGTTCCGACCGGGGCAAGAAGGAttcatcgtcgtcgtcctcgtcgcCGTCACCGGAacccctctctctttctttcgttttttctccctctctctctctctctctctctctccccctccccctctttctctttctacaATCGCTTCTACTCTCCtcgttctcttttttctttttcttacgCGCCTCTCCGCTCCCGCGTATTTCATACTCC
Above is a genomic segment from Linepithema humile isolate Giens D197 chromosome 6, Lhum_UNIL_v1.0, whole genome shotgun sequence containing:
- the Eph gene encoding ephrin type-A receptor 4-A isoform X2 is translated as MAPFNMAGVAGLLATCAAVAASAAHLLPLLLLLICPRGTPAEQVVLLDTTTEEKLDWTRYPFGPQASTPGWVEESFTNFDKGINWRSYVVCDVAYNNVNNWLWTPFVERGPANRMYIEIKFTTRDCSLFPGNALSCKETFSLLYYEFDAATKEPPPWEPDSYKLIGRIAPGEGRFNMNSEVTINTEIKSIPVTKKGVYFAFRDQGACISILAIKVYYISCPEIAVNFSRYPATPTGKEVTVIEQTVGTCVPNAVKIQEPTSLCKGDGKWYLHSGGCHCKPGFQADVDKQECKECPIGKFKHVAGAEPCEPCPEHSKASDYGFTECRCDAGYYRAGKDPKNMPCTKPPSAPQNLTVNFVDQSTVILSWNAPHMQGGRTDTTYRVACDACSVGVKYIPSNPDIFNDTKITITGLNAVTTYRFQVFAENGVTPLSGKAEYVDITVTTEASVPSLVSNVRITSVKSSELSISWDAPVTEVGVSGDSDLVERYEVRCYPRYDDATNATVIQTSELSATFKGLKSSTDYAIQVRAKTTRGWGEYTPVVFKKTPHAIGPDYIGEEDNMQVRIIAGAIVAVVVLLVIIIIMTVLILRRASDECNKKQPSDCDTLEYRNGEGLVVTYMHCKMDSSPIVTTHTNNKSKSSLTTPLFTPAVGVAAAGAGGAGGAGARSYVDPHTYEDPNQAVREFAREIDAGYITIEAIIGGGEFGDVCRGKLKLPPDGRTEIDVAIKTLKPGSADKARNDFLTEASIMGQFEHPNVIFLQGVVTKSNPVMIITEFMENGSLDTFLRANDGKFQVLQLVGMLRGIASGMQYLAEMNYVHRDLAARNVLVNAALVCKIADFGLSREIESATEGAYTTRGGKIPVRWTAPEAIAFRKFTSASDVWSMGIVCWEVMSYGERPYWNWSNQDVIKSIEKGYRLPAPMDCPEAIYQLMLDCWQKERTHRPTFANLTQTLDKLIRSPDTLRKIAQNSVRPPAHNPYYVTSHTAAAQAAAAAAVAAVTMPPGPAASTAGPFVDVVGHQAHQQAQSAIAVPVMPPGAGRSLHYHTHAATHALPHQQSPLTYPNWVPFSHFG
- the Eph gene encoding ephrin type-B receptor 1 isoform X7, whose translation is MAPFNMAGVAGLLATCAAVAASAAHLLPLLLLLICPRGTPAEQVVLLDTTTEEKLDWTRYPFGPQASTPGWVEESFTNFDKGINWRSYVVCDVAYNNVNNWLWTPFVERGPANRMYIEIKFTTRDCSLFPGNALSCKETFSLLYYEFDAATKEPPPWEPDSYKLIGRIAPGEGRFNMNSEVTINTEIKSIPVTKKGVYFAFRDQGACISILAIKVYYISCPEIAVNFSRYPATPTGKEVTVIEQTVGTCVPNAVKIQEPTSLCKGDGKWYLHSGGCHCKPGFQADVDKQECKECPIGKFKHVAGAEPCEPCPEHSKASDYGFTECRCDAGYYRAGKDPKNMPCTKPPSAPQNLTVNFVDQSTVILSWNAPHMQGGRTDTTYRVACDACSVGVKYIPSNPDIFNDTKITITGLNAVTTYRFQVFAENGVTPLSGKAEYVDITVTTEASVPSLVSNVRITSVKSSELSISWDAPVTEVGVSGDSDLVERYEVRCYPRYDDATNATVIQTSELSATFKGLKSSTDYAIQVRAKTTRGWGEYTPVVFKKTPHAIGPDYIGEEDNMQVRIIAGAIVAVVVLLVIIIIMTVLILRSRASDECNKKQPSDCDTLEYRNGEVHCKMDSSPIVTTHTNNKSKSSLGVAAAGAGGAGGAGARSYVDPHTYEDPNQAVREFAREIDAGYITIEAIIGGGEFGDVCRGKLKLPPDGRTEIDVAIKTLKPGSADKARNDFLTEASIMGQFEHPNVIFLQGVVTKSNPVMIITEFMENGSLDTFLRANDGKFQVLQLVGMLRGIASGMQYLAEMNYVHRDLAARNVLVNAALVCKIADFGLSREIESATEGAYTTRGGKIPVRWTAPEAIAFRKFTSASDVWSMGIVCWEVMSYGERPYWNWSNQDVIKSIEKGYRLPAPMDCPEAIYQLMLDCWQKERTHRPTFANLTQTLDKLIRSPDTLRKIAQNSVRPPAHNPYYVTSHTAAAQAAAAAAVAAVTMPPGPAASTAGPFVDVVGHQAHQQAQSAIAVPVMPPGAGRSLHYHTHAATHALPHQQSPLTYPNWVPFSHFG
- the Eph gene encoding ephrin type-B receptor 1 isoform X14; this translates as MAPFNMAGVAGLLATCAAVAASAAHLLPLLLLLICPRGTPAEQVVLLDTTTEEKLDWTRYPFGPQASTPGWVEESFTNFDKGINWRSYVVCDVAYNNVNNWLWTPFVERGPANRMYIEIKFTTRDCSLFPGNALSCKETFSLLYYEFDAATKEPPPWEPDSYKLIGRIAPGEGRFNMNSEVTINTEIKSIPVTKKGVYFAFRDQGACISILAIKVYYISCPEIAVNFSRYPATPTGKEVTVIEQTVGTCVPNAVKIQEPTSLCKGDGKWYLHSGGCHCKPGFQADVDKQECKECPIGKFKHVAGAEPCEPCPEHSKASDYGFTECRCDAGYYRAGKDPKNMPCTKPPSAPQNLTVNFVDQSTVILSWNAPHMQGGRTDTTYRVACDACSVGVKYIPSNPDIFNDTKITITGLNAVTTYRFQVFAENGVTPLSGKAEYVDITVTTEASVPSLVSNVRITSVKSSELSISWDAPVTEVGVSGDSDLVERYEVRCYPRYDDATNATVIQTSELSATFKGLKSSTDYAIQVRAKTTRGWGEYTPVVFKKTPHAIGPDYIGEEDNMQVRIIAGAIVAVVVLLVIIIIMTVLILRSRASDECNKKQPSDCDTLEYRNGEVTTPLFTPAVGVAAAGAGGAGGAGARSYVDPHTYEDPNQAVREFAREIDAGYITIEAIIGGGEFGDVCRGKLKLPPDGRTEIDVAIKTLKPGSADKARNDFLTEASIMGQFEHPNVIFLQGVVTKSNPVMIITEFMENGSLDTFLRANDGKFQVLQLVGMLRGIASGMQYLAEMNYVHRDLAARNVLVNAALVCKIADFGLSREIESATEGAYTTRGGKIPVRWTAPEAIAFRKFTSASDVWSMGIVCWEVMSYGERPYWNWSNQDVIKSIEKGYRLPAPMDCPEAIYQLMLDCWQKERTHRPTFANLTQTLDKLIRSPDTLRKIAQNRGTNPLAPDAVDLTQLTSVSEWLASIKMSRYAESFERAGVTTLEAAARVTVQELTALGITLVGHQKKIMNSVTALRAQMSATSQGFLV
- the Eph gene encoding ephrin type-A receptor 4-A isoform X4; this encodes MAPFNMAGVAGLLATCAAVAASAAHLLPLLLLLICPRGTPAEQVVLLDTTTEEKLDWTRYPFGPQASTPGWVEESFTNFDKGINWRSYVVCDVAYNNVNNWLWTPFVERGPANRMYIEIKFTTRDCSLFPGNALSCKETFSLLYYEFDAATKEPPPWEPDSYKLIGRIAPGEGRFNMNSEVTINTEIKSIPVTKKGVYFAFRDQGACISILAIKVYYISCPEIAVNFSRYPATPTGKEVTVIEQTVGTCVPNAVKIQEPTSLCKGDGKWYLHSGGCHCKPGFQADVDKQECKECPIGKFKHVAGAEPCEPCPEHSKASDYGFTECRCDAGYYRAGKDPKNMPCTKPPSAPQNLTVNFVDQSTVILSWNAPHMQGGRTDTTYRVACDACSVGVKYIPSNPDIFNDTKITITGLNAVTTYRFQVFAENGVTPLSGKAEYVDITVTTEASVPSLVSNVRITSVKSSELSISWDAPVTEVGVSGDSDLVERYEVRCYPRYDDATNATVIQTSELSATFKGLKSSTDYAIQVRAKTTRGWGEYTPVVFKKTPHAIGPDYIGEEDNMQVRIIAGAIVAVVVLLVIIIIMTVLILRRASDECNKKQPSDCDTLEYRNGEVHCKMDSSPIVTTHTNNKSKSSLTTPLFTPAVGVAAAGAGGAGGAGARSYVDPHTYEDPNQAVREFAREIDAGYITIEAIIGGGEFGDVCRGKLKLPPDGRTEIDVAIKTLKPGSADKARNDFLTEASIMGQFEHPNVIFLQGVVTKSNPVMIITEFMENGSLDTFLRANDGKFQVLQLVGMLRGIASGMQYLAEMNYVHRDLAARNVLVNAALVCKIADFGLSREIESATEGAYTTRGGKIPVRWTAPEAIAFRKFTSASDVWSMGIVCWEVMSYGERPYWNWSNQDVIKSIEKGYRLPAPMDCPEAIYQLMLDCWQKERTHRPTFANLTQTLDKLIRSPDTLRKIAQNSVRPPAHNPYYVTSHTAAAQAAAAAAVAAVTMPPGPAASTAGPFVDVVGHQAHQQAQSAIAVPVMPPGAGRSLHYHTHAATHALPHQQSPLTYPNWVPFSHFG
- the Eph gene encoding ephrin type-B receptor 1 isoform X6 — protein: MAPFNMAGVAGLLATCAAVAASAAHLLPLLLLLICPRGTPAEQVVLLDTTTEEKLDWTRYPFGPQASTPGWVEESFTNFDKGINWRSYVVCDVAYNNVNNWLWTPFVERGPANRMYIEIKFTTRDCSLFPGNALSCKETFSLLYYEFDAATKEPPPWEPDSYKLIGRIAPGEGRFNMNSEVTINTEIKSIPVTKKGVYFAFRDQGACISILAIKVYYISCPEIAVNFSRYPATPTGKEVTVIEQTVGTCVPNAVKIQEPTSLCKGDGKWYLHSGGCHCKPGFQADVDKQECKECPIGKFKHVAGAEPCEPCPEHSKASDYGFTECRCDAGYYRAGKDPKNMPCTKPPSAPQNLTVNFVDQSTVILSWNAPHMQGGRTDTTYRVACDACSVGVKYIPSNPDIFNDTKITITGLNAVTTYRFQVFAENGVTPLSGKAEYVDITVTTEASVPSLVSNVRITSVKSSELSISWDAPVTEVGVSGDSDLVERYEVRCYPRYDDATNATVIQTSELSATFKGLKSSTDYAIQVRAKTTRGWGEYTPVVFKKTPHAIGPDYIGEEDNMQVRIIAGAIVAVVVLLVIIIIMTVLILRSRASDECNKKQPSDCDTLEYRNGEGLVVTYMHCKMDSSPIVTTHTNNKSKSSLTTPLFTPAVGVAAAGAGGAGGAGARSYVDPHTYEDPNQAVREFAREIDAGYITIEAIIGGGEFGDVCRGKLKLPPDGRTEIDVAIKTLKPGSADKARNDFLTEASIMGQFEHPNVIFLQGVVTKSNPVMIITEFMENGSLDTFLRANDGKFQVLQLVGMLRGIASGMQYLAEMNYVHRDLAARNVLVNAALVCKIADFGLSREIESATEGAYTTRGGKIPVRWTAPEAIAFRKFTSASDVWSMGIVCWEVMSYGERPYWNWSNQDVIKSIEKGYRLPAPMDCPEAIYQLMLDCWQKERTHRPTFANLTQTLDKLIRSPDTLRKIAQNRGTNPLAPDAVDLTQLTSVSEWLASIKMSRYAESFERAGVTTLEAAARVTVQELTALGITLVGHQKKIMNSVTALRAQMSATSQGFLV